A single window of Microbispora hainanensis DNA harbors:
- a CDS encoding glycoside hydrolase family 3 protein, with product MSTPSSPTPFSAAVAAVRDGRPLDEAVDELLSQLTREERLWLLDGDLPFWPGMADMLTNGYNLTPIPMGRIERLGIPGLLFSDGPRGVVMGKSTAFPVSMARGATWDVALEERVGTVIGRELRAQGANFFGGVCVNLPRHPAWGRAQETYGEDPVLLGEFGAALTRGVQRNAMAVVKHYALNSMENARFKVDVTADEAALHEVYLAHFRRIVEEGVSGVMTAYNSVNGEWAGQNEHLMEGVLRGMWGFEGVTVSDFIWGLRDAAASLRAGLDVEEPFRQQRGEHLPADLEAGRARWDDVDRAARRVLRTQVRHYASLAEPEPSLDVVFSPEHRALAREVAARGMVLLKNDPVGDAPVLPLRRDALASLAVVGRLADMPNTGDNGSSDVRAPEVITALRGLTEALPGVRITHVADDDPAAAAAAAGQADVAVVVAGYTAADEGEWVGGDVLTDPELLALFPPPGDDPAGQSFAAFMAEPGAVDSISGGSAGGDRASLRLRPVDAEIIRAVAAANPRTVVVIVTAGAVITEEWRDAVPAVLVSWYSGCEGGRALADVLLGDVDAAGRLPYSIPVTEEHLPHFDRDATAITYDKWFGQRLLDRDGHAPAFPLGFGLSYTSFALTDLAVSASGGDSLTGTVTVTNTGSRAGRHVVQLYGRPTGIDATADDFPTRVLLGFATVELPAGASARVTVPASTRPLLRWTPSGFVPAAPTAVIEAASYAGDPGAVTAELTLA from the coding sequence ATGTCGACGCCCTCTTCTCCGACCCCCTTCTCCGCCGCCGTCGCCGCAGTGCGCGACGGCCGCCCCTTGGACGAGGCGGTCGACGAGCTGCTGTCGCAGCTGACCCGGGAAGAACGCCTGTGGCTGCTGGACGGAGACCTGCCGTTCTGGCCGGGCATGGCCGACATGCTGACCAACGGATACAACCTCACCCCCATCCCGATGGGCCGGATCGAGCGGCTGGGCATCCCCGGCCTGCTGTTCTCCGACGGCCCGCGCGGCGTCGTGATGGGCAAGTCGACCGCGTTCCCGGTCTCCATGGCCCGCGGCGCGACCTGGGACGTGGCGCTGGAGGAGCGCGTCGGCACCGTCATCGGGCGTGAGCTGCGCGCCCAGGGCGCCAACTTCTTCGGCGGCGTGTGCGTCAACCTGCCCCGCCACCCCGCCTGGGGCCGGGCCCAGGAGACGTACGGCGAGGACCCCGTCCTGCTGGGCGAGTTCGGCGCGGCGCTGACCCGGGGGGTGCAGCGCAACGCCATGGCCGTCGTCAAGCACTACGCGCTCAACAGCATGGAGAACGCCCGCTTCAAGGTGGACGTCACCGCCGACGAGGCGGCCCTGCACGAGGTCTACCTGGCGCACTTCCGCAGGATCGTGGAAGAGGGCGTGTCGGGCGTCATGACCGCCTACAACTCGGTCAACGGCGAGTGGGCCGGGCAGAACGAGCACCTGATGGAGGGCGTGCTCCGCGGCATGTGGGGCTTCGAGGGCGTCACCGTCTCCGACTTCATCTGGGGCCTGCGCGACGCCGCCGCCTCGCTGCGCGCCGGTCTGGACGTGGAGGAGCCCTTCCGCCAGCAGCGCGGCGAGCACCTGCCCGCCGACCTGGAGGCGGGCCGGGCGCGCTGGGACGACGTCGACCGGGCGGCCCGCCGCGTCCTGCGCACCCAGGTGCGCCACTACGCCTCCCTCGCCGAGCCCGAGCCCTCGCTCGACGTGGTGTTCAGCCCCGAGCACCGCGCGCTGGCACGCGAGGTCGCCGCCCGCGGCATGGTGCTGCTCAAGAACGACCCGGTCGGCGATGCGCCCGTGCTCCCCCTGCGGCGGGACGCCCTCGCCTCCCTGGCGGTCGTCGGGCGCCTGGCGGACATGCCCAACACCGGCGACAACGGCTCCTCCGACGTACGCGCCCCGGAGGTGATCACCGCGCTGCGGGGGCTGACCGAGGCGCTCCCCGGGGTGCGGATCACCCATGTCGCCGACGACGACCCGGCCGCTGCCGCCGCCGCTGCCGGGCAGGCCGACGTCGCCGTCGTCGTCGCCGGATACACGGCCGCCGACGAGGGCGAGTGGGTAGGCGGCGACGTGCTGACCGATCCCGAGCTGCTGGCGTTGTTCCCGCCCCCCGGCGACGACCCGGCGGGACAGTCGTTCGCTGCCTTCATGGCCGAACCCGGCGCGGTCGACTCCATCAGCGGGGGAAGCGCGGGCGGCGACCGCGCGAGCCTGCGGCTCCGGCCCGTCGACGCCGAGATCATCCGGGCCGTGGCGGCGGCCAACCCGCGCACCGTCGTGGTGATCGTCACCGCCGGGGCCGTCATCACCGAGGAGTGGCGCGACGCCGTGCCGGCCGTGCTGGTCTCCTGGTATTCCGGCTGCGAGGGCGGCCGGGCCCTGGCCGACGTGCTGCTCGGCGACGTCGACGCCGCCGGGCGGCTGCCGTACTCGATCCCGGTCACCGAGGAGCACCTGCCGCACTTCGACCGCGACGCCACCGCCATCACGTACGACAAGTGGTTCGGCCAGCGGCTGCTGGACCGGGACGGCCACGCGCCGGCCTTCCCGCTCGGGTTCGGGCTGTCCTACACCAGCTTCGCCCTCACCGACCTCGCCGTCAGCGCGTCCGGCGGCGACTCCCTCACGGGCACCGTGACCGTGACCAACACCGGCTCGCGCGCGGGCCGCCACGTCGTGCAGCTCTACGGGCGGCCCACCGGGATCGACGCGACCGCCGACGACTTCCCCACCCGGGTGCTGCTCGGTTTCGCCACCGTCGAGCTCCCGGCCGGCGCGTCGGCCCGGGTCACCGTGCCCGCATCGACCCGGCCGCTGCTGAGGTGGACGCCCAGCGGCTTCGTCCCGGCCGCCCCGACGGCCGTGATCGAGGCGGCCTCCTACGCGGGCGACCCCGGCGCCGTCACCGCCGAGCTCACACTCGCCTGA
- a CDS encoding RICIN domain-containing protein, whose product MSGDGASRYYRITARHSGKVVDVVNVSTANNADITSDTCGGGTNQQWTRAHV is encoded by the coding sequence ATATCGGGCGACGGCGCCTCTCGGTACTACCGGATCACGGCCCGGCACAGCGGAAAGGTCGTGGACGTGGTCAACGTGTCGACCGCGAACAACGCCGACATCACCTCGGACACCTGCGGCGGCGGCACCAACCAGCAGTGGACCCGCGCCCATGTATGA
- a CDS encoding thiolase family protein, translating into MVEVREKTLVVDGARTPVGSFGGVLKDVPAHELGAVAAREALRRAGVDGADVDEVVMGCIGQVGPDAYNARRVALAAGLPERVPAYTVNRLCGSGLQAVWSAAMQMRWGGVDIAVAGGDESMSRMPFYDFGARSGYRLGDRTLVDGTVMMLTDPFHNIHMGRTAEAVARKYDVSRQAQDEFALESQRRAATEQARAAFAEEITPVEVGGRKPQLVETDEHPRPDTTLEGLARMRPAFEAGGTVTAGNASGINDGAAALVLARESVAAKRGLRGLVSLEAVATAAMEPELMGYSPVLALRRLFEQTGTTPGDIDVVELNEAFAAQAVAVIRDAGLDPEKTNPYGGAIALGHPVGATGAILTLRVAKHLVRHDLELGVVTMCIGGGQALAALFRRV; encoded by the coding sequence GTGGTGGAGGTTCGGGAGAAGACCCTGGTGGTCGACGGGGCCAGGACCCCGGTCGGCAGCTTCGGGGGCGTGTTGAAGGACGTGCCCGCGCATGAGCTGGGCGCTGTGGCCGCGCGGGAGGCGCTGCGGCGTGCCGGCGTGGACGGCGCGGACGTGGACGAGGTGGTGATGGGCTGCATCGGCCAGGTGGGCCCGGACGCCTACAACGCCCGCCGGGTTGCGCTCGCCGCGGGCCTGCCGGAGCGCGTTCCGGCGTACACCGTCAACCGGTTGTGCGGCAGCGGCCTGCAGGCGGTCTGGTCGGCGGCGATGCAGATGCGCTGGGGCGGGGTGGACATCGCCGTCGCAGGTGGTGACGAGTCGATGAGCCGGATGCCGTTCTACGACTTCGGCGCCCGGTCGGGTTACAGGCTGGGCGACCGCACACTGGTCGACGGCACCGTCATGATGCTCACCGACCCGTTCCACAACATCCACATGGGCCGCACTGCCGAGGCCGTGGCCCGCAAGTACGACGTATCGCGGCAGGCGCAGGACGAGTTCGCGCTGGAGTCGCAGCGCCGGGCCGCGACCGAGCAGGCCAGGGCCGCGTTCGCCGAGGAGATCACCCCTGTGGAGGTCGGCGGGCGCAAGCCGCAATTGGTTGAGACCGACGAGCACCCGCGTCCGGACACCACCCTGGAGGGCTTGGCCCGGATGCGCCCGGCGTTCGAGGCGGGCGGCACGGTCACCGCCGGGAACGCCTCGGGCATCAACGACGGTGCGGCGGCGCTGGTGCTCGCGCGTGAGTCGGTCGCCGCCAAGCGGGGCCTGCGCGGGCTGGTCAGTCTGGAGGCGGTGGCGACCGCGGCGATGGAACCCGAGCTGATGGGGTACTCGCCCGTCCTGGCGCTGCGTAGGTTGTTCGAGCAGACCGGCACCACGCCGGGCGACATCGACGTGGTGGAACTGAACGAGGCGTTCGCCGCGCAGGCCGTGGCGGTGATCCGGGATGCCGGGCTGGACCCAGAGAAGACCAATCCGTACGGCGGGGCGATCGCGCTCGGGCACCCGGTCGGAGCCACCGGTGCGATCCTCACCCTGCGGGTAGCCAAGCACCTGGTGCGCCACGACCTGGAGCTGGGCGTGGTGACCATGTGCATCGGTGGCGGCCAGGCCCTGGCCGCGCTCTTCCGCCGGGTCTGA
- a CDS encoding (Fe-S)-binding protein, which produces MLWVAIAGLIATAVAVGLAGRRVLFLYRLATSGQPAPERIEYAKQHAGAEIKAQLVEVFGQRKLLKWTPSGTAHFFVMWAFFILLTVYIEAYGAIIQGAITGHSDFHIPLIGTWPVLGFLQDFIAVACLLGLAAFTAIRIKNSPKKLGRGSRFSGSHLGGAWLVLFMIFNIIWTLFLARGAAAANGNFPYESGAFVSLAIGKVLPHSELLEQIALLLHIGFMLVFLVIVVNSKHLHIFTAPLNVLFSRRPDGLGPAQPMRSNGKVLDFEEADPEVDVFGRGKITDTTWKGFLDFYTCTECGRCQSQCPAWNTDKPLSPKMLILDQRDHAFAIAPYLLAGEKEKESFSEDVLALLDKPLVGEDGVIHPDVLWSCTNCGACVEQCPVDIEHIDHILDMRRYQVMIESSFPSEAGVMLKNLENKGNPWGMSEMKRAEWIEELATSVDGQRIEVPIIDEKMPDDVEYLFWVGCAGALEDRAKKTTKAVAELLHIAGVKFGVLGPMEACTGDPARRLGMEFLFNMLAQQNIETLNEAGVKKIVATCPHCFNTLANEYPQLGGTYEVVHHTQLLAHLVEEGRLTPITPIEEKITYHDPCFLGRHNKVYAQPRDIMAKVPGVQTQEMHRCKDRGFCCGAGGARMWMEERIGKRINTERVDEALTTDPDTVSTACPFCLVMLGDAINEKKNAGQAKESLEVVDVAQLLIKSVRGEQADTP; this is translated from the coding sequence GTGCTCTGGGTAGCGATTGCAGGCCTCATCGCGACCGCCGTGGCGGTCGGGCTGGCGGGCCGTCGCGTGCTGTTCCTCTATCGGCTTGCCACCAGCGGCCAGCCGGCCCCGGAGCGGATCGAGTACGCCAAACAGCACGCCGGCGCCGAGATCAAGGCCCAGCTCGTCGAGGTCTTCGGCCAGCGCAAGCTGCTGAAGTGGACGCCGTCCGGCACCGCCCACTTCTTCGTCATGTGGGCGTTCTTCATCCTGCTGACCGTCTACATCGAGGCGTACGGCGCGATCATCCAGGGCGCGATCACCGGGCACTCGGACTTCCACATCCCGCTCATCGGGACCTGGCCGGTGCTGGGCTTCCTGCAGGACTTCATCGCGGTCGCCTGTCTGCTCGGGCTGGCCGCGTTCACGGCCATCCGGATCAAGAACTCGCCGAAGAAGCTCGGACGCGGCTCCCGGTTCTCCGGCTCGCACCTGGGCGGGGCCTGGCTGGTCCTGTTCATGATCTTCAACATCATCTGGACGCTGTTCCTCGCCCGGGGCGCGGCGGCGGCCAACGGCAACTTCCCCTATGAGTCCGGCGCGTTCGTCAGCCTGGCCATCGGGAAGGTGCTGCCGCACAGCGAGCTGCTGGAGCAGATCGCCCTGCTGCTGCACATCGGCTTCATGCTGGTGTTCCTGGTCATCGTGGTGAACAGCAAGCACCTGCACATCTTCACCGCGCCGCTGAACGTGCTGTTCTCCCGCCGTCCCGACGGGCTGGGCCCGGCCCAGCCGATGCGCAGCAACGGGAAGGTGCTCGACTTCGAGGAGGCCGACCCCGAGGTCGACGTGTTCGGCCGCGGCAAGATCACCGACACGACGTGGAAGGGCTTCCTCGACTTCTACACCTGCACCGAGTGCGGCCGCTGCCAGTCGCAGTGCCCGGCCTGGAACACCGACAAGCCGCTGTCGCCCAAGATGCTCATCCTCGACCAGCGCGACCACGCCTTCGCGATCGCGCCCTACCTGCTGGCCGGGGAGAAGGAGAAGGAGAGCTTCTCCGAGGACGTGCTGGCCCTGCTCGACAAGCCGCTGGTGGGCGAGGACGGGGTCATCCACCCCGACGTGCTGTGGTCGTGCACCAACTGCGGCGCGTGCGTCGAGCAGTGCCCGGTCGACATCGAGCACATCGACCACATCCTCGACATGCGCCGCTACCAGGTGATGATCGAGTCGTCGTTCCCGTCCGAGGCGGGCGTGATGCTCAAGAACCTGGAGAACAAGGGCAACCCGTGGGGCATGTCCGAGATGAAGCGGGCCGAGTGGATCGAGGAGTTGGCCACCTCCGTGGACGGACAACGCATCGAGGTCCCGATCATCGACGAGAAGATGCCCGACGACGTCGAGTATCTCTTCTGGGTCGGCTGCGCCGGCGCGCTGGAGGACCGGGCCAAGAAGACCACCAAGGCGGTCGCGGAGCTGCTGCACATCGCCGGGGTCAAGTTCGGCGTGCTCGGCCCGATGGAGGCGTGCACCGGTGACCCGGCCCGCCGCCTGGGCATGGAGTTCCTGTTCAACATGCTCGCCCAGCAGAACATCGAGACGCTCAACGAGGCCGGGGTCAAGAAGATCGTGGCCACCTGCCCCCACTGCTTCAACACCCTCGCCAACGAATACCCGCAGCTCGGCGGCACGTACGAGGTCGTGCACCACACCCAGCTGCTGGCGCATCTGGTGGAGGAGGGCCGCCTCACCCCGATCACCCCGATCGAGGAGAAGATCACTTACCACGACCCGTGCTTCCTGGGCCGGCACAACAAGGTGTACGCCCAGCCGCGCGACATCATGGCCAAGGTGCCGGGCGTCCAGACCCAGGAGATGCACCGCTGCAAGGATCGCGGATTCTGCTGTGGCGCCGGCGGCGCGCGCATGTGGATGGAGGAGCGAATCGGAAAGCGCATCAACACCGAGCGTGTCGACGAGGCGCTGACCACCGATCCCGACACCGTCTCCACCGCCTGCCCGTTCTGCCTCGTGATGCTCGGCGACGCGATCAACGAGAAGAAGAACGCCGGTCAGGCCAAGGAGTCGCTGGAGGTCGTGGACGTCGCCCAGCTCCTCATCAAGTCCGTAAGGGGCGAGCAGGCGGACACCCCATGA
- the scpA gene encoding methylmalonyl-CoA mutase, producing MIPDFRGVPLTGAARPDTPPEIGDGGWESPEGIPIAPRYTSADLEALAAAGEYDPRTYPGIAPYVRGPYPTMYVTRPWTIRQYAGFSTAEESNAFYRRNLAAGQKGLSVAFDLATHRGYDSDHPRVAGDVGMAGVAIDSILDMRVLFDGIPLDRMSVSMTMNGAVLPILALYIVAAEEQGVKPEQLSGTIQNDILKEFMVRNTYIYPPGPSMRIISDIFAYTSAHMPRFNSISISGYHLQEAGATCDLELAYTLADGVEYLRAGTAAGLDIDAFAPRLSFFWCIGMNFFMEVAKLRAARLLWAGLVKEFGAQDPRSLALRTHSQTSGWSLTAQDVFNNVVRTCLEAMAATQGHTQSLHTNALDEALALPTDFSARIARNTQLVLQHESGTTRVIDPWGGSYYIETLTRQLVRKARQHIAEVEQAGGMAKAIEAGLPKMRIEEAAARTQARIDSGVQPVIGVNKYRTDAEPEVEVLKVDNTAVRARQIERLRRLRAERDPEAVSAALDALTRGAASDGNLLALAVDAARAHATVGEISDALEKVFGRHQAYVRTISGVYRQEMGGGADAVRAACDRFAEAEGRRPRILVAKMGQDGHDRGQKVIASGFADLGFDVDVGPLFQTPAEVARQAVEADVHIVGVSSQAAGHLTLVPALREELAAAGGDDIMIVVGGVIPPGDVPTLLDAGVAAVFLPGTVVTDAALDLLRELSAGLGHDLGV from the coding sequence ATGATCCCGGACTTCCGAGGGGTGCCGCTGACCGGGGCCGCGCGCCCGGACACGCCGCCCGAGATCGGGGACGGCGGGTGGGAGAGCCCGGAGGGCATCCCCATCGCGCCGCGCTACACCTCCGCCGACCTGGAGGCGCTGGCGGCGGCCGGCGAGTACGACCCGCGCACCTATCCCGGCATCGCGCCGTACGTGCGCGGGCCATACCCGACGATGTACGTGACGCGGCCGTGGACGATCCGGCAGTACGCCGGGTTCTCCACGGCCGAGGAGTCCAACGCGTTCTACCGGCGCAATCTGGCGGCCGGGCAGAAGGGCCTGTCGGTCGCGTTCGACCTCGCGACCCATCGCGGCTACGACTCCGATCACCCCCGCGTCGCCGGAGACGTCGGCATGGCCGGCGTGGCGATCGACTCGATCCTCGACATGCGCGTCCTGTTCGACGGCATCCCGCTCGACCGCATGTCGGTGTCGATGACGATGAACGGCGCGGTGCTGCCGATCCTGGCGCTCTACATCGTCGCGGCGGAGGAGCAGGGGGTGAAGCCGGAGCAGCTCAGCGGGACCATTCAGAACGACATCCTCAAGGAGTTCATGGTCCGCAACACCTATATCTATCCGCCGGGCCCGTCGATGCGGATCATCTCCGACATCTTCGCCTACACCTCGGCGCACATGCCGCGCTTCAACTCCATCTCCATCTCCGGCTACCACCTGCAGGAGGCCGGGGCGACCTGCGATCTGGAGCTGGCGTACACGCTGGCCGACGGGGTGGAGTATCTGCGGGCCGGGACCGCCGCCGGGCTCGACATCGACGCGTTCGCGCCCCGGCTGTCGTTCTTCTGGTGCATCGGCATGAACTTCTTCATGGAGGTGGCCAAGCTCCGCGCCGCCCGGCTGCTGTGGGCGGGCCTGGTGAAGGAGTTCGGTGCCCAAGACCCAAGGTCGCTGGCGCTGCGCACCCACAGCCAGACCTCCGGATGGTCGCTGACCGCGCAGGACGTGTTCAACAACGTGGTGCGCACCTGCCTGGAGGCGATGGCGGCCACACAGGGGCACACCCAGTCGCTGCACACCAACGCCCTGGACGAGGCGCTGGCCCTGCCGACCGACTTCTCGGCGCGGATCGCCCGCAACACCCAGCTCGTGCTCCAGCACGAGTCGGGCACCACGAGGGTCATCGACCCCTGGGGCGGCTCCTACTACATCGAGACCCTCACCCGGCAGCTCGTCCGCAAGGCGCGGCAGCACATCGCCGAGGTGGAACAGGCCGGCGGCATGGCCAAAGCCATCGAGGCCGGGCTGCCCAAGATGCGCATCGAGGAGGCCGCCGCCCGCACACAGGCCCGCATCGACTCCGGCGTCCAGCCGGTGATCGGCGTGAACAAGTACCGCACCGATGCCGAGCCGGAGGTGGAGGTGCTCAAGGTCGACAACACCGCCGTACGCGCCCGGCAGATCGAGCGGCTGCGCAGACTGCGGGCCGAACGCGACCCCGAGGCCGTAAGCGCCGCGCTGGACGCGCTCACCCGGGGGGCGGCCTCGGACGGCAACCTGCTCGCCCTCGCGGTGGACGCGGCCCGGGCGCACGCCACCGTAGGGGAGATCTCCGACGCGCTGGAGAAGGTGTTCGGGCGGCACCAGGCGTACGTGCGGACCATCTCCGGGGTGTACCGGCAGGAGATGGGCGGCGGCGCCGACGCGGTCCGGGCGGCCTGCGACCGCTTCGCCGAGGCCGAGGGACGGCGTCCCCGGATTCTCGTGGCGAAGATGGGCCAGGACGGCCACGACCGCGGGCAGAAGGTGATCGCGAGCGGCTTCGCCGACCTCGGCTTCGACGTGGACGTCGGCCCGCTGTTCCAGACCCCCGCCGAGGTGGCCCGGCAGGCCGTCGAGGCCGACGTGCACATCGTCGGGGTCTCCTCGCAGGCCGCCGGGCACCTCACGCTGGTGCCCGCCCTGCGCGAGGAACTGGCCGCCGCAGGCGGCGACGACATCATGATCGTGGTGGGTGGCGTCATCCCGCCCGGCGACGTTCCAACGCTGCTGGACGCCGGAGTCGCCGCCGTCTTCCTCCCCGGCACCGTCGTCACCGACGCCGCCCTCGATCTGCTGCGCGAGCTGTCGGCCGGGCTGGGCCACGACCTCGGGGTCTGA
- a CDS encoding methylmalonyl-CoA mutase family protein: MSAAFPPATREQWRELAREVLRRSGTDTDSPEQVLASTTYDGITIASLHDNTDLPETSGLPGLPPYASGGRELGGPWEVRQRHEVADPEAVIADLENGVGSLWVAVAPEELPLVLDGVRLDWISITLDAGTRTEAAADALLSLAARRGVPATALRGCLGSDPLSRPGSVAPGLAETAALARRCAEELPGVRAVVADATPYHEAGGSDAEELGCSIATGLAYLRTLTAHGLGLREAFGQLEFRYAATADQFATLAKLRAARVLWARIAEVCGAPTGQFQHAVTSAAMMTRRDPWTNMLRTTLACFAAGVGGADAVTVRPFDDALGLPDGFSRRIARNTSALLVEEGQVARVTDPAAGSWYVERLTADLAEKAWQWFQEIEEAGGMAEALASGLVRRRIAQTRESRSRDIARRKTPIVGVSQFPDLSEAPPALAHAPLPPEGALPRVRHAQEFEDLRDRAEALPVRPKVFLAAVGPAGEHAARVSFAAGLFQAGGVETVTSSPAADPEAIAKEFAVSGAAVACVCSSDTLYAEHASAVARALRAAGAVRVWLAGRGRYDGVDANLYAGCDVLEVLRTTLADVEVDE, encoded by the coding sequence ATGAGCGCCGCGTTCCCCCCGGCCACCCGGGAGCAGTGGCGCGAGCTGGCGCGGGAGGTCCTGCGCCGCTCTGGCACGGACACCGACTCCCCGGAGCAGGTGCTGGCGAGCACGACCTACGACGGGATCACCATCGCCTCACTGCACGACAACACCGACCTGCCGGAGACGTCCGGCCTGCCCGGGCTCCCGCCGTACGCGTCGGGGGGCCGCGAACTCGGCGGCCCGTGGGAGGTCCGGCAGCGGCACGAGGTGGCCGACCCCGAGGCGGTGATCGCCGACCTGGAGAACGGCGTCGGCTCGCTCTGGGTGGCCGTCGCCCCGGAGGAGCTGCCTCTGGTCCTCGACGGGGTGCGCCTCGACTGGATCTCGATCACGCTGGACGCGGGCACCCGGACCGAGGCGGCGGCGGACGCGCTGCTGTCGCTGGCCGCCCGGCGCGGCGTCCCGGCCACGGCGCTGCGGGGCTGCCTCGGGTCCGACCCGCTGAGCCGCCCGGGCTCGGTGGCGCCCGGCCTCGCCGAGACGGCCGCGCTCGCGCGGCGCTGCGCCGAGGAACTGCCCGGCGTGCGCGCCGTGGTCGCCGACGCCACGCCGTACCACGAGGCGGGGGGCAGTGACGCGGAGGAGCTCGGCTGCTCGATCGCGACCGGCCTGGCCTACCTGCGGACGCTCACCGCACACGGGCTCGGCCTGCGGGAGGCCTTCGGCCAGCTCGAGTTCCGGTACGCCGCGACCGCCGACCAGTTCGCCACCCTCGCGAAGCTGCGGGCGGCCCGGGTGCTGTGGGCGCGGATCGCGGAGGTCTGCGGCGCCCCGACCGGCCAGTTCCAGCACGCGGTGACCTCGGCGGCGATGATGACCCGGCGCGACCCGTGGACGAACATGCTGCGCACCACGCTGGCGTGCTTCGCCGCCGGCGTGGGCGGGGCGGACGCGGTGACCGTGCGGCCGTTCGACGACGCGCTCGGCCTGCCCGACGGCTTCTCCCGCCGGATCGCCCGCAACACCTCCGCCCTGCTGGTCGAGGAGGGCCAGGTGGCCAGGGTGACCGACCCGGCGGCCGGGTCCTGGTACGTCGAGCGCCTCACCGCCGACCTCGCGGAGAAGGCCTGGCAGTGGTTCCAGGAGATCGAGGAGGCGGGCGGGATGGCCGAGGCGCTCGCGTCGGGACTCGTGCGTCGGAGGATCGCCCAGACCAGGGAGAGCAGGTCGCGTGACATCGCGCGCAGGAAGACACCGATCGTCGGCGTCAGCCAGTTCCCGGACCTGTCGGAGGCCCCGCCCGCACTGGCCCACGCGCCCCTGCCGCCGGAGGGGGCCCTGCCGAGAGTCCGCCACGCCCAGGAGTTCGAGGACCTGCGCGACCGGGCCGAGGCGCTGCCCGTACGGCCGAAGGTGTTCCTCGCCGCCGTCGGGCCGGCGGGGGAGCACGCGGCGCGGGTGTCGTTCGCGGCGGGACTGTTCCAGGCCGGAGGCGTCGAGACGGTCACGTCGAGCCCGGCCGCCGACCCGGAGGCGATCGCGAAGGAGTTCGCCGTCAGCGGCGCGGCCGTGGCCTGCGTGTGCTCCAGCGACACCTTGTACGCCGAGCACGCCTCCGCCGTCGCGCGGGCGCTGCGTGCGGCCGGCGCGGTCCGGGTCTGGCTGGCGGGCAGGGGCCGCTACGACGGCGTGGACGCGAATCTGTACGCGGGATGCGACGTGCTCGAGGTGCTGCGCACGACCCTCGCAGATGTGGAGGTGGACGAATGA